Genomic DNA from Thermodesulfobacteriota bacterium:
ACAATCAGAATTGGCAAAAGGACCGATAAAAACTCACCCTTAATAAAAGATTTTATTCCTTTGCGTGATTTAGATGATCTGGTTTTTGCAGGTTGGGATATTTTTCCAGACGACTGCTATGAAGCATCCCTTAAGGCAGGAGTGCTTGACAAAAACCTGCTTGACGAATTAAAACCTGGTTTGCAGCAAACCTCTCCTATGAAGGCTGTTTTTAGCAGAAAATACGTCAAGAACCTAAACGGCAAACACCTTAAGCGCGGCAAGACCAAAATGGACTTAGCCGAGCAGCTTATTGAAGATATTAAAACATTCAAAAAAGAAAGCGGTGTTGACAGATTGGTGATGGTTTGGTGCGGAAGCACAGAAGTATTCATACAAGCATCAGAAGTTCATAGAAGTGTAAAATCTTTTGAAAAAGGGCTTAAGGAAAATCATCCTGGAATTCCTCCAAGCATGATTTATGCCTACGCAGCAATTAAATGCGGTGTGCCGTATGCAAACGGAGCACCTAATTTGTCAGCCGATGTACCTGCGCTTATGAAGCTTGCTGATCAAAAGAAAGTACCAATATCAGGTAAGGACTTTAAAACAGGCCAAACCTTGATGAAGACTATTTTAGCACCTGGACTTAAGAGCAGAATGATCGGTATTGACGGCTGGTTTTCCACTAATATTCTTGGAAATAGAGACGGTGAAGTTTTAGATGACCCATATTCGTTTAAAACAAAAGAGCAAAGCAAACTTAGCGTGCTTGACTACATATTTCAGCCTGATCTATATCCGGATCTATATTCAGATTACTACCATAAAGTCAGAATTAACTACTACCCGCCTAGAGGGGACGCTAAAGAGGCATGGGACAATATTGATATTTTTGGGTGGCTCAACTATCCAATGCAGATCAAAGTAAATTTCCTATGCAGAGACAGCATTCTTGCCGCTCCTATTGTTCTTGATCTAGTGATCTTCCTAGATCTTGCAAATAGAGCAGGGCTGTATGGAATTCAAGAATGGCTCTCATTTTATTTCAAGAGCCCTATGCATGGTGAGGGTCTGTATCCAGAGCATGATGTATTTATCCAGCTCATGAAGCTTAAAAACACTCTTAGGTATATGCAGGGTGAAGAGCTGATTACCCATCTGGGTCTAGACTATTACGACTTCGCCTAATAATCCTGGGCAAATTTTCAGCTAAATAATATTTGACTTGTTTATGGGAAGGATTACGCCTCAGCGCTAATGGCTAGCCATTTACGTGTTATGTAAGGTTTACCATCTTCGTCTCTATCTCCGTGTATTTCAATTGAAGGACCGACTGAATCTCTCATGGCGTTTACTGCGTCGTCAATCGGATAACCTCTTAGAGCACCCGCTGCATATTGCTGAAATGCGCTAATGTATTCCCACGCCTCTTTGTGCATATCAACAGCAAACTCTTTCGCATCAACGAGTTTAAAACCGGCCTCTTTTACAAGGTCTTCATAGTAGGAACGAGGCAAAAATTTCGCAGCCTCTGTTTTAGAGTCAGTTTTGATTCTCCTTACACCATGGTCTTTTAGATACTTAACAGCAGTTTTTACCTGTGTGCGGTAAAATGGAAGAGTGTCTGCAGGTCTTGCTTCTTCATAAAATGCAGTGTTGAAAAAGAATAAACCGCCTGGCTTTAATGCCTTTCTAATCCTCTTTACGCAGTCTAGTTGATCGGCGGCAGAGAGGTAGTGTATACCGTTTCCCCAAACAGCAATATCTATGCTATTATCGGGGATTGTCATATCCTCAATTGAGGAATGTACCATTTTTAGCTTATCAACTGTTTTATCTAGTTT
This window encodes:
- a CDS encoding class I SAM-dependent methyltransferase, with amino-acid sequence MQETHTQEIHKIEEEDYNYEPFADTEEYKQVNSECITSWVEIMKQKGVDSIEGILDVATGAGTMVQLVFDNLPESWRKTAVLCLDQSSEALKLAQSKLDKTVDKLKMVHSSIEDMTIPDNSIDIAVWGNGIHYLSAADQLDCVKRIRKALKPGGLFFFNTAFYEEARPADTLPFYRTQVKTAVKYLKDHGVRRIKTDSKTEAAKFLPRSYYEDLVKEAGFKLVDAKEFAVDMHKEAWEYISAFQQYAAGALRGYPIDDAVNAMRDSVGPSIEIHGDRDEDGKPYITRKWLAISAEA
- a CDS encoding inositol-3-phosphate synthase encodes the protein TIRIGKRTDKNSPLIKDFIPLRDLDDLVFAGWDIFPDDCYEASLKAGVLDKNLLDELKPGLQQTSPMKAVFSRKYVKNLNGKHLKRGKTKMDLAEQLIEDIKTFKKESGVDRLVMVWCGSTEVFIQASEVHRSVKSFEKGLKENHPGIPPSMIYAYAAIKCGVPYANGAPNLSADVPALMKLADQKKVPISGKDFKTGQTLMKTILAPGLKSRMIGIDGWFSTNILGNRDGEVLDDPYSFKTKEQSKLSVLDYIFQPDLYPDLYSDYYHKVRINYYPPRGDAKEAWDNIDIFGWLNYPMQIKVNFLCRDSILAAPIVLDLVIFLDLANRAGLYGIQEWLSFYFKSPMHGEGLYPEHDVFIQLMKLKNTLRYMQGEELITHLGLDYYDFA